A stretch of DNA from Spirosoma endbachense:
TTGACCTAGCCTGCACCGACGAAAATGGCAATCAGTTCATTGTCGAGATGCAATTAGGGCAGGCACCGCATTTTGTGCAACGCCTGAAATTCTATGCTTTGCACAAGTTCAATACCCTAGTGGAACGGGGCGAGTTCGATTATGCTAACTTACCCAAACTTTATGCTATTGCGATTCTGGAAAAGAACATTCTGCCAACGGCTCATTTTCATACAATAGCCAATTTACGGAGCCAACAGAATGAAATCATTGACCACCAAATGACGTTTATCATCGTAGAATTGGCTAAGTTTACTAAGCAAGTCGCTGAAATAGAAACTGATCTAGAGAAACTGGTTTATACCATGAAGACGCTCCACACGACCGAGCCCACGCAGTACCCGGCTTTTTGGGATGAGGAATGGCTTAAGCGAGCAATTGATGAACTGGATACGCGTAAGATGACACCCGAAGAGCGTGCCTATTTTGCGCGTGTGACAGCAGCCAATGCCGAAGCAGTAAAAGCTGAAAAACAAAAGATTCGGGAAGCAGTCGAACAGAAAGAAATTGAGACTGTTACAAAAGCCTTAAGGCGGGGAAAACTTACCCTTGACGAAATAGCTGAAGATAGCGGTGTTTCAATGGATTTTGTTCTTTACATTCAACGAAATCTATCTGCCAGTTAGCAGTATTCCCCTTCACTTCCTCTTCAAACTGTCCAGAAATTGACTCGGCGATTTACCAAACTCTTTCTTGAATACTTTACTGAAATAGGAAGGGTCCTGAAAGCTGACCCGGTAGGCTACGTCGCTGAGCGGTACATCTTCTTCGGTCATGAGCTGGACGGATTTTTTCAGTCGGAAGGTGCGGATGAATTCGACAATCGACTGGCCAGTAATGCTTTTAATCTTCTGGAATAAGCTCGTTTTGCTCACCCCAATGGCGCTGCAAAGGAACTCAACGTCCAGTTCGGGATTCATCAGGTTTTCTTCCATGACCTGATTCAGTTTGTCCAG
This window harbors:
- a CDS encoding Rpn family recombination-promoting nuclease/putative transposase → MENSIYIPIISDYGFKTTFGNEADSLFLRIALQALIKSDTRIREVKFDKNSFEALTVDSRSGIFDLACTDENGNQFIVEMQLGQAPHFVQRLKFYALHKFNTLVERGEFDYANLPKLYAIAILEKNILPTAHFHTIANLRSQQNEIIDHQMTFIIVELAKFTKQVAEIETDLEKLVYTMKTLHTTEPTQYPAFWDEEWLKRAIDELDTRKMTPEERAYFARVTAANAEAVKAEKQKIREAVEQKEIETVTKALRRGKLTLDEIAEDSGVSMDFVLYIQRNLSAS